The following proteins are encoded in a genomic region of Cryptomeria japonica chromosome 11, Sugi_1.0, whole genome shotgun sequence:
- the LOC131049526 gene encoding aquaporin NIP1-2-like translates to MKKQSRTPFDLEKEQYVASPQTKKADMEDLKATEINNIFLEATIYKKAAAELVATFILVFAGCGAIMVDTRDKSLNSVGVSAVFGLVIMALVYTVGHVSGAHINPAVSIAFASVGKLSLQELPVYIISQIVGATAAAAALNVIITKVSINAAVNIPPGNPWASLVVEIIITFMLCFVIFGTATDPKAASGMVGIAAGGIVACNGLYAGALSGCSMNPARSLGPALIALNFKGLWVYILGPIFGGVCGAWFYKGIYMEE, encoded by the exons ATGAAAAAGCAAAGCAGGACGCCCTTCGACCTTGAGAAAGAACAATATGTTGCCTCTCCTCAAACGAAGAAGGCAGACATGGAAGATCTTAAGGCTACTGAAATTAACAATATTTTCCTAGAGGCCACAATCTACAAAAAG GCTGCAGCTGAATTGGTGGCAACTTTTATCTTAGTATTTGCTGGGTGTGGAGCAATCATGGTGGACACCAGGGATAAGTCCTTAAATTCAGTTGGGGTTTCTGCTGTGTTTGGACTGGTTATAATGGCACTAGTCTACACTGTGGGACATGTCTCTGGTGCTCACATAAATCCTGCAGTTAGTATTGCCTTCGCATCTGTGGGAAAACTTTCTCTCCAGGAG CTGCCTGTTTATATTATATCTCAAATTGTGGGTGCCACAGCAGCTGCAGCTGCACTCAATGTAATTATTACAAAAGTCTCCATTAATGCTGCTGTCAATATTCCTCCTGGAAATCCTTGGGCATCACTGGTGGTGGAAATCATTATCACCTTCATGCTCTGCTTTGTTATATTTGGAACAGCCACAGATCCTAAAGCA GCGAGTGGAATGGTAGGGATCGCTGCGGGTGGTATAGTTGCTTGTAACGGTTTATATGCAGG AGCACTGTCGGGATGTTCCATGAACCCAGCAAGATCCTTGGGGCCTGCACTGATAGCACTCAATTTTAAAGGCCTTTGGGTGTATATTCTTGGACCTATTTTTGGTGGCGTTTGTGGAGCTTGGTTTTATAAGGGCATTTATATGGAAGAATAG